In the Malus domestica chromosome 16, GDT2T_hap1 genome, one interval contains:
- the LOC103403394 gene encoding protein-S-isoprenylcysteine O-methyltransferase A-like isoform X1, whose product MRFDCFAQNLHDMSVLKHIWGDVERHFLASTSCSGLSFPGLTTVNQSQISIRSIVPNMAQLFSYTACRQLSQMFLAVIFFHGSEYILAVGIHGRSNVTLKSLLISKHYLLAMVFSLLEYCVEIILFPGLKEHWWISNLGFAMVIIGEIIRKMAIITAGQSFTHLIRTHPSEHHRLITNGIYRVVRHPGYCGFFIWSVGTQIMLCNPISTIAFALVVWRFFAQRIPYEEYFLRQFFGSQYEEYGRRIPSGVPFVK is encoded by the exons ATGAGATTTGATTGTTTTGCTCAAAATCTGCAC GATATGTCCGTGTTGAAGCATATTTGGGGTGATGTCGAGAGACATTTTTTGGCTTCAACGTCATGTAGTGGTTTATCTTTTCCAG GTCTCACTACAGTAAACCAGAGCCAAATATCGATTCGCTCTATTGTACCCAACATGGCACAACTCTTCAGTTACACGGCCTGCAGACAGTTGTCTCAGATGTTCCTGGCAGTAATCTTTTTTCATGGTTCTGAATACATTTTAGCAGTTGGCATTCACGGGAGATCAAACGTTACTCTTAAGTCTCTTCTGATCAGCAAACACTATCTTCTTGCCATGGTTTTTTCCTTGCTGGAATACTGTGTTGAAATTATTTTGTTCCCTGGTCTGAAGGAACACTGGTGGATCAGCAACTTAGGCTTTGCAATGGTCATAATAGGCGAAATCATACGGAAGATGGCAATAATTACGGCTGGTCAGTCCTTCACACATCTTATAAGGACTCATCCCTCAGAGCATCACCGATTGATTACGAATGGAATTTATAGAGTTGTTCGTCATCCTGGTTACTGTGGTTTCTTCATATGGTCGGTGGGTACTCAGATAATGCTCTGTAATCCCATATCAACAATTGCATTTGCACTTGTAGTTTGGCGCTTCTTTGCACAAAGGATTCCGTATGAAGAGTATTTCTTGAGGCAGTTTTTTGGGTCGCAGTATGAGGAATATGGCCGACGGATTCCTTCCGGGGTGCCTTTTGTAAAGTGA
- the LOC103425594 gene encoding thioredoxin-like protein YLS8 isoform X2 — translation MSYLLPHLHSGWAVDQAILAEEERVVIIRFGHDWDDTCMQMDEVLASVAETIKNFAVIYLVDITEVPDFNTMYELYDPSTVMFFFRNKHIMIDLGTGNNNKINWALKDKQEFIDIVETVYRGARKGRGLVIAPKDYSTKYRY, via the exons ATGTCCTACTTGCTACCGCACCTGCACTCAGGGTGGGCCGTCGACCAGGCCATTCTTGCCGAGGAAGAGCGAGTCGTCATCATCCGCTTCGGCCATGACTGGGATGACACTTGCATGCAG ATGGATGAGGTGCTGGCTTCTGTTGCCGAGACAATAAAAAACTTTGCTGTGATTTACCTCGTGGACATCACGGAGGTTCCTGATTTCAACACAATGTATGAGCTCTACGATCCATCGACGGTCATGTTCTTTTTCAGAAACAAGCACATTATGATTGATCTTGGCACGGGGAACAACAACAAGATCAACTGGGCTCTCAAGGACAAGCAAGAGTTCATTGACATTGTTGAGACAGTGTACCGCGGGGCAAGGAAGGGACGCGGTCTGGTCATTGCTCCCAAGGATTACTCCACCAAGTACCGCTACTAA
- the LOC103425594 gene encoding thioredoxin-like protein YLS8 isoform X1, which translates to MSYLLPHLHSGWAVDQAILAEEERLVLIRFGHDWDETCMQMDEVLASVAETIKNFAVIYLVDITEVPDFNTMYELYDPSTVMFFFRNKHIMIDLGTGNNNKINWALKDKQEFIDIVETVYRGARKGRGLVIAPKDYSTKYRY; encoded by the exons ATGTCGTATCTGCTGCCGCACCTCCACTCAGGATGGGCCGTCGATCAGGCCATCCTCGCCGAGGAGGAGCGTCTTGTCCTCATCCGATTCGGCCACGATTGGGATGAGACCTGTATGCAG ATGGATGAGGTGCTGGCTTCTGTTGCCGAGACAATAAAAAACTTTGCTGTGATTTACCTCGTGGACATCACGGAGGTTCCTGATTTCAACACAATGTATGAGCTCTACGATCCATCGACGGTCATGTTCTTTTTCAGAAACAAGCACATTATGATTGATCTTGGCACGGGGAACAACAACAAGATCAACTGGGCTCTCAAGGACAAGCAAGAGTTCATTGACATTGTTGAGACAGTGTACCGCGGGGCAAGGAAGGGACGCGGTCTGGTCATTGCTCCCAAGGATTACTCCACCAAGTACCGCTACTAA
- the LOC103425593 gene encoding prefoldin subunit 5-like, giving the protein MEKAVSVNVRAEMEKLSPEQLKAVKEQTDMEVNLLQESLNNIRTATARLEVASSALHDLSLRPQGKKMLVPLTASLYVPGTLHDAHQVLVDVGTGYFIEKTMPQAKDYCDRKINLLKSNFDQLVEVASKKKSIADEAGAVLQAKVKQLAATTS; this is encoded by the exons atggagaaggCGGTGAGCGTGAACGTGAGAGCGGAGATGGAGAAGCTGAGCCCTGAGCAGTTGAAGGCTGTCAAAGAACAAACCGATATGGAAGTCAATCTTCTCCAGGAGTCCCTCAACAACATCCGCACTGCCACCGCCCGCCTCGAGGTCGCCTCCTCCGCCCTCCACGACCTCTCCCTCCGCCCTCAGGGAAAGAAGATGCTCGTCCCCCTTACGGCGTCGCTTTATGTCCCCGGCACCCTCCACGACGCCCACCAAGTCCTGGTCGACGTCGGCACCGGCTACTTCATCGAGAAAACCATGCCTCAGGCCAAAGATTACTGCGACCGTAAGATCAACTTGCTCAAATCTAATTTTGACCAACTTGTCGAG GTTGCTTCTAAGAAGAAAAGCATCGCAGATGAAGCCGGGGCAGTTTTGCAAGCCAAAGTGAAGCAGTTGGCTGCTACAACGTCATAG
- the LOC103403393 gene encoding uncharacterized protein isoform X2, giving the protein MANRPQSLSLNVPFGGPSVSAPSVTGAQANKDRKMASAEHLVLDLSNPDLRENTLLELSKTRELFQDLAPVLWNSFGTIAALLQEIVSIYPVLSPPNLTPAQSNRVCNALALLQCVASHPDTRMLFLNAHIPLYLYPFLNTSSKARPFEYLRLTSLGVIGALVKVDDTEVISFLLSTEIIPLCLRTMELGSELSKTVATFIVQKILLDDMGLDYICTTAERFFAVGRVLGTMVAALADQPSSRLLKHIIRCYLRLSDNPRACDALRSCLPDVLREASFNNFLCEDPTTRRWLQQLLQNVGVSRIPALQGGGGFDHVMVN; this is encoded by the exons ATGGCAAACCGGCCCCAGTCACTTTCATTAAATGTTCCATTCGGAGGTCCAAGCGTTTCAGCACCAAGCGTTACTGGAGCTCAAGCAAACAAAGATCGTAAAATGGCATCAGCAGAGCACTTGGTGCTTGACTTGAGTAATCCTGATCTTCGAGAAAACACGCTTCTTGAACTTTCAAAG ACGAGAGAATTATTTCAAGATTTGGCTCCTGTATTGTGGAATTCTTTTGGTACTATTGCTGCACTTTTACAG GAGATAGTTTCAATTTACCCTGTTCTATCACCACCAAATCTGACTCCGGCACAATCCAATCGAGTTTGCAATGCTCTTGCTCTTCTTCAG TGCGTAGCTTCCCACCCAGATACAAGAATGTTGTTCCTCAATG CTCATATACCTTTATATCTGTATCCTTTTCTCAATACATCAAGCAAGGCAAGACCATTTGAGTACTTAAGGCTTACGAGTTTAGGAGTCATTGGTGCCCTGGTGAAG GTTGATGATACTGAAGTTATTAGTTTCCTTCTGTCAACAGAAATAATTCCACTGTGCCTTCGCACTATGGAATTGGGCAGTGAACTCTCAAAAACA GTAGCCACATTTATAGTTCAGAAGATTTTGTTGGATGATATGGGCTTGGACTATATTTGTACTACAGCAGAGCGGTTTTTTGCTGTAGGTCGAGTTTTGGGGACCATGGTTGCAGCACTGGCTGATCAACCCTCATCACGCCTTTTGAAACACATCATTCGTTGCTATCTTCGATTGTCAGATAATCCAAG GGCTTGTGATGCTTTAAGAAGTTGCCTTCCAGATGTGTTACGAGAGGCTAGCTTTAACAATTTCCTTTGT GAAGATCCAACTACTAGGAGGTGGCTGCAACAACTGCTGCAAAATGTTGGAGTGAGCCGGATTCCTGCACTGCAGGGTGGGGGAGGATTTGATCACGTGATGGTGAATTGA
- the LOC103403393 gene encoding uncharacterized protein isoform X1: protein MANRPQSLSLNVPFGGPSVSAPSVTGAQANKDRKMASAEHLVLDLSNPDLRENTLLELSKNKELFQDLAPFVWNSFGTIAALIQEIVSIYPVLSPPNLTPAQSNRVCNALALLQCVASHPDTRMLFLNAHIPLYLYPFLNTSSKARPFEYLRLTSLGVIGALVKVDDTEVISFLLSTEIIPLCLRTMELGSELSKTVATFIVQKILLDDMGLDYICTTAERFFAVGRVLGTMVAALADQPSSRLLKHIIRCYLRLSDNPRACDALRSCLPDVLREASFNNFLCEDPTTRRWLQQLLQNVGVSRIPALQGGGGFDHVMVN, encoded by the exons ATGGCAAACCGGCCCCAGTCACTTTCATTAAATGTTCCATTCGGAGGTCCAAGCGTTTCAGCACCAAGCGTTACTGGAGCTCAAGCAAACAAAGATCGTAAAATGGCATCAGCAGAGCACTTGGTGCTTGACTTGAGTAATCCTGATCTTCGAGAAAACACGCTTCTTGAACTTTCAAAG AACAAGGAATTATTTCAAGATTTGGCTCCTTTCGTGTGGAATTCTTTTGGTACTATTGCTGCACTCATCCAG GAGATAGTTTCAATTTACCCTGTTCTATCACCACCAAATCTGACTCCGGCACAATCCAATCGAGTTTGCAATGCTCTTGCTCTTCTTCAG TGCGTAGCTTCCCACCCAGATACAAGAATGTTGTTCCTCAATG CTCATATACCTTTATATCTGTATCCTTTTCTCAATACATCAAGCAAGGCAAGACCATTTGAGTACTTAAGGCTTACGAGTTTAGGAGTCATTGGTGCCCTGGTGAAG GTTGATGATACTGAAGTTATTAGTTTCCTTCTGTCAACAGAAATAATTCCACTGTGCCTTCGCACTATGGAATTGGGCAGTGAACTCTCAAAAACA GTAGCCACATTTATAGTTCAGAAGATTTTGTTGGATGATATGGGCTTGGACTATATTTGTACTACAGCAGAGCGGTTTTTTGCTGTAGGTCGAGTTTTGGGGACCATGGTTGCAGCACTGGCTGATCAACCCTCATCACGCCTTTTGAAACACATCATTCGTTGCTATCTTCGATTGTCAGATAATCCAAG GGCTTGTGATGCTTTAAGAAGTTGCCTTCCAGATGTGTTACGAGAGGCTAGCTTTAACAATTTCCTTTGT GAAGATCCAACTACTAGGAGGTGGCTGCAACAACTGCTGCAAAATGTTGGAGTGAGCCGGATTCCTGCACTGCAGGGTGGGGGAGGATTTGATCACGTGATGGTGAATTGA
- the LOC103425595 gene encoding nicotinamidase 2-like: MASASSSSSSSSSSSYRKYEIRKRNPNPKAAALLVIDVQNYFSAMARPILQNLLTTIRLCRRASIPVIFTRHAHKSPSDYGMLDEWWNGDLVYDGTPESQLMPELDRRGPDEDRVFDKNTYSAFRNTGLEEYLKEKGVEEVIVTGVMTNLCCETTAREAFIRGYRVFFSTDATATSDRELHEATLKNMAYGFAYLVDCKRLEDGLFPGT; encoded by the coding sequence ATGGCCtccgcctcctcctcctcctcctcctcctcctcctcctcatacAGAAAATACGAGATCAGGAAACGAAACCCGAACCCAAAAGCGGCGGCCCTTCTAGTCATCGACGTGCAGAACTACTTCTCCGCCATGGCCCGACCCATCCTTCAAAACCTCCTCACCACCATCCGCCTCTGCCGACGGGCTTCCATTCCCGTCATCTTCACGCGCCACGCCCACAAGTCCCCCTCCGACTACGGCATGCTGGACGAGTGGTGGAACGGCGATCTCGTCTACGACGGCACTCCCGAATCGCAGCTCATGCCGGAGCTCGACCGGAGGGGACCCGACGAGGACCGCGTGTTCGACAAGAACACGTACAGCGCGTTCAGGAACACGGGCCTCGAGGAATACCTGAAGGAGAAGGGGGTGGAGGAGGTTATCGTAACCGGCGTCATGACCAACCTGTGCTGCGAAACGACGGCGCGTGAAGCGTTCATAAGGGGGTATAGAGTGTTTTTCTCCACGGACGCGACTGCGACGTCGGATCGGGAGCTGCACGAGGCGACCTTGAAAAACATGGCTTATGGGTTTGCCTACTTGGTGGATTGCAAGAGGCTTGAGGACGGCCTTTTTCCGGGGACATAA
- the LOC103403394 gene encoding protein-S-isoprenylcysteine O-methyltransferase A-like isoform X2, whose amino-acid sequence MSVLKHIWGDVERHFLASTSCSGLSFPGLTTVNQSQISIRSIVPNMAQLFSYTACRQLSQMFLAVIFFHGSEYILAVGIHGRSNVTLKSLLISKHYLLAMVFSLLEYCVEIILFPGLKEHWWISNLGFAMVIIGEIIRKMAIITAGQSFTHLIRTHPSEHHRLITNGIYRVVRHPGYCGFFIWSVGTQIMLCNPISTIAFALVVWRFFAQRIPYEEYFLRQFFGSQYEEYGRRIPSGVPFVK is encoded by the exons ATGTCCGTGTTGAAGCATATTTGGGGTGATGTCGAGAGACATTTTTTGGCTTCAACGTCATGTAGTGGTTTATCTTTTCCAG GTCTCACTACAGTAAACCAGAGCCAAATATCGATTCGCTCTATTGTACCCAACATGGCACAACTCTTCAGTTACACGGCCTGCAGACAGTTGTCTCAGATGTTCCTGGCAGTAATCTTTTTTCATGGTTCTGAATACATTTTAGCAGTTGGCATTCACGGGAGATCAAACGTTACTCTTAAGTCTCTTCTGATCAGCAAACACTATCTTCTTGCCATGGTTTTTTCCTTGCTGGAATACTGTGTTGAAATTATTTTGTTCCCTGGTCTGAAGGAACACTGGTGGATCAGCAACTTAGGCTTTGCAATGGTCATAATAGGCGAAATCATACGGAAGATGGCAATAATTACGGCTGGTCAGTCCTTCACACATCTTATAAGGACTCATCCCTCAGAGCATCACCGATTGATTACGAATGGAATTTATAGAGTTGTTCGTCATCCTGGTTACTGTGGTTTCTTCATATGGTCGGTGGGTACTCAGATAATGCTCTGTAATCCCATATCAACAATTGCATTTGCACTTGTAGTTTGGCGCTTCTTTGCACAAAGGATTCCGTATGAAGAGTATTTCTTGAGGCAGTTTTTTGGGTCGCAGTATGAGGAATATGGCCGACGGATTCCTTCCGGGGTGCCTTTTGTAAAGTGA